A genomic window from Streptomyces sp. NBC_00234 includes:
- a CDS encoding peroxiredoxin, with amino-acid sequence MAIEVGTLAPEFELKDNHGRTVKLSDYRGEKNVVLLFYPFAFTGVCTGELCALRDELPRFENDDTQLLAVSNDSIHTLRVFAEQEGLEYPLLSDFWPHGETSRAYGVFDEEKGCAVRGTFIIDKDGTVRWAVVNGLPDARDLKDYIKALDSI; translated from the coding sequence ATGGCGATCGAGGTCGGCACCCTGGCCCCGGAATTCGAGCTGAAGGACAACCACGGGCGGACCGTGAAGCTCTCCGACTACCGCGGCGAGAAGAACGTCGTGCTGCTCTTCTACCCGTTCGCCTTCACCGGTGTCTGCACGGGCGAGCTCTGCGCGCTGCGCGACGAACTGCCCCGCTTCGAGAACGACGACACCCAGCTGCTCGCCGTCTCCAACGACTCCATCCACACCCTGCGCGTCTTCGCCGAGCAGGAGGGCCTGGAGTACCCGCTGCTCTCGGACTTCTGGCCGCACGGCGAGACCTCGCGGGCGTACGGCGTCTTCGACGAGGAGAAGGGCTGCGCCGTGCGCGGCACCTTCATCATCGACAAGGACGGCACGGTCCGCTGGGCCGTCGTCAACGGTCTCCCGGACGCCCGGGACCTCAAGGACTACATCAAGGCCCTCGACTCGATCTGA
- a CDS encoding DUF475 domain-containing protein has protein sequence MILKTFGWSFAVTALGLVAALFYGGWQAFGIVAILSVLEISLSFDNAVINAGILKKMNAFWQKIFLTIGVLIAVFGMRLVFPVVIVAISADLGPIEAIDLSFNDPDKYKELVTDAHPSIAAFGGMFLLMIFLDFIFEDRDIQWLRWIERPLAKLGKVDMLSVCVALIVLLISAMTFATQAHQHGGGHVDKAETVLLSGIAGLITYLVVGGLSGFFENKLEEEEEREQEAEEEAKKAGKPVSAVGLAGKAAFFMFLYLEVLDASFSFDGVIGAFAITNEIVLMALGLGIGAMYVRSLTVYLVREGTLDDYAYLEHGAHYAIGALSIILLVTIQYEINELITGLVGVVLIGWSFWSSVRRNKAIAAGGDGSGSKAEVSSGV, from the coding sequence GTGATTCTGAAAACCTTCGGCTGGTCGTTCGCGGTGACCGCGCTCGGCCTGGTCGCGGCGCTGTTCTACGGGGGGTGGCAGGCGTTCGGCATCGTTGCGATCCTGTCGGTCCTGGAGATCTCGCTGTCCTTCGACAACGCGGTGATCAACGCCGGAATCCTGAAGAAGATGAATGCCTTCTGGCAGAAGATCTTCCTCACGATCGGTGTGCTCATCGCGGTCTTCGGTATGCGACTGGTCTTCCCCGTCGTGATCGTGGCCATCAGCGCCGACCTCGGGCCGATCGAAGCCATCGACCTGTCGTTCAACGACCCCGACAAGTACAAGGAACTGGTCACGGACGCGCATCCGTCGATCGCCGCGTTCGGTGGCATGTTCCTGTTGATGATCTTCCTCGACTTCATCTTCGAGGACCGTGACATCCAGTGGCTGCGCTGGATCGAGCGCCCGCTCGCCAAGCTCGGCAAGGTCGACATGCTGTCGGTCTGTGTCGCCCTGATCGTCCTGCTGATCTCCGCCATGACCTTCGCGACCCAGGCCCACCAGCACGGTGGCGGTCACGTGGACAAGGCCGAGACCGTCCTGCTCTCGGGTATCGCCGGCCTCATCACGTACCTCGTCGTCGGCGGGCTCTCCGGATTCTTCGAGAACAAGCTCGAAGAGGAGGAGGAGCGCGAGCAGGAGGCCGAGGAAGAGGCCAAGAAGGCCGGCAAGCCGGTCTCCGCGGTCGGACTCGCCGGTAAGGCGGCGTTCTTCATGTTCCTCTACCTCGAGGTCCTCGACGCGTCCTTCTCGTTCGACGGCGTCATCGGCGCCTTCGCCATCACCAACGAGATCGTGCTGATGGCCCTCGGCCTCGGTATCGGTGCCATGTACGTCCGTTCGCTCACCGTGTACCTGGTCCGCGAGGGCACTCTGGACGACTACGCCTACCTGGAGCACGGCGCGCACTACGCGATCGGCGCCCTGTCGATCATCCTCCTCGTCACCATCCAGTACGAGATCAACGAGCTCATCACCGGTCTCGTCGGTGTCGTCCTGATCGGCTGGTCCTTCTGGTCGTCGGTCCGCCGCAACAAGGCGATCGCCGCGGGCGGCGACGGCTCCGGTTCCAAGGCGGAAGTCTCCTCCGGGGTGTGA
- the aceE gene encoding pyruvate dehydrogenase (acetyl-transferring), homodimeric type has protein sequence MASGSDRNPIIIGGLPSQVPDFDPEETQEWLDSLDAAVDERGRERARYLMLRLIERAREKRVAVPEMRSTDYVNTIATKDEPFFPGDEEIERKVLNATRWNAAVMVSRAQRPGIGVGGHIATFASSASLYDVGFNHFFRGKDEGDGGDQIFFQGHASPGIYARAFLLDRLSETQLDAFRQEKSKAPNGLSSYPHPRLMPDFWEFPTVSMGLGPLGAIYQARMNRYMEARGIADTSKSHVWAYLGDGEMDEPESLGQLSIAAREGLDNLTFVVNCNLQRLDGPVRGNGKIIQELESQFRGAGWNVIKLVWDRSWDPLLAQDRTGILVNKLNTTPDGQFQTYATETGAYIRDHFFGDDPRLRDMVKDMSDQQILHLGRGGHDHRKVYAAYAAAKAHKGQPTVILAQTVKGWTLGPNFEGRNATHQMKKLTVEDLKRFRDRLHIPITDKQLDEGYPPYYHPGRDSEEIQYMHDRRQGLGGYVPTRVVRAKPLPLPDEKTYATAKKGSGTQSIATTMAFVRILKDLMRDKEIGKRFVLIAPDEYRTFGMDAFFPSAKIYNPLGQQYEAVDRELLLAYKESPTGQMLHDGISEAGCTASLIAAGSAYATHGEPLIPVYVFYSMFGFQRTGDQFWQMADQLARGFVLGATAGRTTLTGEGLQHADGHSQLLASTNPGCVAYDPAFGYEIAHIVKDGLRRMYGGTPEENEDVFYYLTVYNEPIQHPAEPADVDVEGILKGVYRYRSGEKGQIPAQIMASGVAVPWAVEAQQILADEWNVKADVWSATSWNELRREAVDVERYNLLHPEEEQRVPYVTSKLSGSEGPFVAVSDWMRSVPDQISRWVPGAYQSLGADGFGFADTRGAARRFFHIDAQSIVLAVLTELAKEGKIDRSALKTAVDRYELLDVAAADPGPAGGDA, from the coding sequence GTGGCTTCCGGATCCGATCGCAACCCGATCATCATTGGCGGCCTTCCGAGCCAGGTCCCGGATTTTGATCCCGAAGAGACCCAGGAATGGCTCGACTCCCTCGACGCCGCCGTCGACGAGCGGGGCCGTGAGCGTGCCCGCTACCTGATGCTCCGCCTCATCGAGCGCGCACGCGAGAAGCGTGTCGCCGTGCCGGAGATGCGCAGCACGGACTACGTCAACACGATCGCCACGAAGGACGAGCCGTTCTTCCCCGGCGACGAGGAGATCGAGCGCAAGGTCCTCAACGCGACCCGCTGGAACGCGGCCGTGATGGTCTCGCGCGCCCAGCGGCCCGGGATCGGCGTCGGCGGCCACATCGCCACGTTCGCGTCCTCCGCGTCGCTCTACGACGTCGGCTTCAACCACTTCTTCCGCGGCAAGGACGAGGGCGACGGCGGCGACCAGATCTTCTTCCAGGGACACGCGTCCCCCGGGATCTACGCCCGCGCCTTCCTGCTCGACCGGCTGAGCGAGACGCAGCTCGACGCGTTCCGCCAGGAGAAGTCCAAGGCTCCGAACGGCCTGTCCAGCTACCCGCACCCGCGACTGATGCCGGACTTCTGGGAGTTCCCGACCGTCTCCATGGGCCTCGGCCCCCTCGGCGCGATCTACCAGGCCCGGATGAACCGCTACATGGAGGCGCGCGGCATCGCCGACACCTCCAAGTCGCACGTGTGGGCCTATCTGGGCGACGGCGAGATGGACGAGCCCGAGTCGCTCGGCCAGCTGTCCATCGCCGCCCGTGAGGGCCTGGACAACCTCACCTTCGTCGTGAACTGCAACCTGCAGCGCCTCGACGGCCCGGTCCGCGGCAACGGCAAGATCATCCAGGAGCTGGAGTCGCAGTTCCGCGGTGCCGGCTGGAACGTCATCAAGCTGGTCTGGGACCGCTCCTGGGACCCGCTGCTCGCGCAGGACCGCACGGGCATCCTGGTCAACAAGCTGAACACCACCCCGGACGGCCAGTTCCAGACGTACGCCACCGAGACCGGTGCGTACATCCGTGACCACTTCTTCGGCGACGACCCGCGGCTGCGCGACATGGTCAAGGACATGTCCGACCAGCAGATCCTGCACCTGGGCCGCGGCGGGCACGACCACCGGAAGGTCTACGCGGCGTACGCGGCGGCCAAGGCCCACAAGGGCCAGCCGACCGTGATCCTGGCGCAGACGGTCAAGGGCTGGACCCTGGGGCCGAACTTCGAGGGCCGCAACGCGACCCACCAGATGAAGAAGCTCACGGTCGAGGACCTCAAGCGCTTCCGCGACCGGCTGCACATCCCGATCACGGACAAGCAGCTGGACGAGGGCTACCCGCCCTACTACCACCCGGGTCGCGACTCGGAAGAGATCCAGTACATGCACGACCGCCGCCAGGGTCTGGGCGGCTACGTCCCGACGCGTGTGGTGCGCGCGAAGCCGCTGCCCCTGCCCGACGAGAAGACGTACGCGACCGCGAAGAAGGGTTCGGGTACGCAGTCGATCGCCACGACCATGGCGTTCGTCCGTATCCTGAAGGACCTCATGCGGGACAAGGAGATCGGCAAGCGTTTCGTGCTGATCGCGCCCGACGAGTACCGCACCTTCGGTATGGACGCGTTCTTCCCGAGTGCGAAGATCTACAACCCGCTCGGTCAGCAGTACGAGGCCGTGGACCGCGAGCTGCTCCTCGCCTACAAGGAGTCGCCGACCGGGCAGATGCTGCACGACGGCATCTCCGAGGCCGGCTGCACGGCCTCGCTGATCGCCGCCGGATCGGCGTACGCCACGCACGGCGAGCCGCTGATCCCGGTCTACGTCTTCTACTCGATGTTCGGTTTCCAGCGCACCGGTGACCAGTTCTGGCAGATGGCCGACCAGCTCGCGCGCGGCTTCGTGCTGGGCGCGACCGCCGGTCGTACGACGCTGACCGGTGAGGGTCTCCAGCACGCGGACGGCCACTCGCAGCTCCTCGCCTCGACGAACCCGGGCTGTGTCGCCTACGACCCGGCCTTCGGGTACGAGATCGCGCACATCGTCAAGGACGGTCTGCGCAGGATGTACGGAGGGACGCCCGAGGAGAACGAGGACGTCTTCTACTACCTCACCGTCTACAACGAGCCGATCCAGCACCCGGCCGAGCCCGCGGACGTGGACGTCGAGGGCATCCTCAAGGGCGTGTACCGCTACCGGAGCGGCGAGAAGGGCCAGATCCCGGCCCAGATCATGGCGTCCGGTGTGGCGGTCCCGTGGGCGGTCGAGGCGCAGCAGATCCTCGCCGACGAGTGGAACGTCAAGGCGGACGTCTGGTCGGCGACCTCCTGGAACGAGCTGCGCCGCGAGGCCGTGGACGTGGAGCGGTACAACCTGCTCCACCCCGAGGAGGAGCAGCGCGTCCCGTACGTGACGTCGAAGCTCTCCGGCTCCGAGGGCCCGTTCGTCGCGGTCTCGGACTGGATGCGTTCCGTACCCGACCAGATCTCCCGGTGGGTTCCCGGCGCGTACCAGTCGCTGGGTGCGGACGGTTTCGGCTTCGCCGACACCCGTGGCGCCGCCCGTCGCTTCTTCCACATCGACGCCCAGTCGATCGTGCTCGCGGTGCTCACCGAGCTCGCGAAGGAGGGGAAGATCGACCGGTCCGCCCTGAAGACGGCGGTCGACCGTTACGAGCTCCTGGATGTGGCCGCGGCCGATCCGGGTCCGGCCGGCGGCGACGCGTAA
- a CDS encoding TerD family protein produces the protein MGVTLAKGGNVSLSKAAPNLTQVLVGLGWDARSTTGADFDLDASALLCQSGRVLGDEWFVFYNNLTSPDGSVEHTGDNLTGEGEGDDESVIVNLAQVPAHCDKILFPVSIHDADNRGQTFGQVSNAFIRVVNQADGQELARYDLSEDASTETAMIFGELYRYGGEWKFRAVGQGYASGLRGIALDFGVNVS, from the coding sequence ATGGGCGTCACGCTCGCCAAGGGAGGCAATGTCTCCCTCTCCAAGGCCGCACCCAACCTCACCCAGGTGCTGGTCGGGCTCGGCTGGGACGCGCGATCCACCACCGGAGCGGACTTCGACCTCGACGCCAGCGCGCTGCTGTGCCAGTCGGGCCGGGTGCTCGGTGACGAGTGGTTCGTGTTCTACAACAACCTCACGAGCCCGGACGGCTCCGTGGAGCACACCGGGGACAACCTCACCGGTGAGGGCGAGGGCGACGACGAGTCGGTCATCGTGAACCTCGCCCAGGTCCCCGCACACTGCGACAAGATCCTCTTCCCGGTGTCGATCCATGATGCGGACAATCGGGGACAGACGTTCGGCCAGGTCAGTAACGCGTTCATCCGCGTCGTGAACCAGGCGGACGGCCAGGAGCTGGCACGGTACGACCTCAGTGAGGACGCCTCCACGGAGACGGCGATGATCTTCGGAGAGCTCTACCGCTACGGCGGGGAGTGGAAGTTCCGTGCAGTCGGGCAGGGGTACGCGTCGGGGCTGCGGGGCATCGCTCTAGACTTCGGGGTCAACGTTTCGTAA
- a CDS encoding TerD family protein yields the protein MAFWDSLWPRRETQFEAGNSATNSIVLSKRHATVSLTKQGALSGNLRVNLSWRMRSSDIEGRSRQSGRLLRPLKLFQPDVVQAHTQGVVNVDLDLGCMYELKDGTRGVVQPLGNLIGDLNGPPYIRLSGDDRFGAPSGETVYVNLDQRDQIKRLLFFVYIYDQTPAFDRTHAKVTLYPGNGPRIEIELDERAPQARSCAVFTVDNVKDELIVRREVKFVYGFQSELDRLYGYGMQWGRGYKTRA from the coding sequence ATGGCCTTCTGGGACAGCCTGTGGCCGAGGCGGGAAACACAGTTCGAGGCGGGCAACTCCGCGACGAACTCCATCGTGCTCTCCAAGCGCCATGCCACGGTCTCACTGACGAAGCAGGGCGCCCTGTCCGGAAATCTGCGCGTCAACCTCTCCTGGAGGATGCGCAGTTCGGACATCGAGGGCCGGTCGCGGCAGAGCGGGCGGCTGCTGCGGCCCCTGAAGCTCTTCCAGCCCGACGTCGTCCAGGCGCACACCCAGGGCGTGGTCAACGTCGACCTGGACCTGGGCTGCATGTACGAACTGAAGGACGGCACCAGGGGCGTGGTCCAGCCGCTGGGGAACCTGATCGGTGATCTGAACGGGCCGCCGTACATCCGGCTCAGCGGCGACGACCGCTTCGGGGCGCCGTCGGGGGAGACCGTCTACGTCAACCTCGACCAGCGCGACCAGATCAAGCGGCTGCTGTTCTTCGTCTACATCTACGACCAGACGCCGGCCTTCGACCGTACGCACGCCAAGGTGACGCTCTACCCCGGCAACGGCCCCCGGATCGAGATCGAGCTCGACGAGAGGGCCCCGCAGGCCCGGTCCTGCGCCGTGTTCACCGTCGACAACGTCAAGGACGAGCTGATCGTGCGGCGCGAGGTGAAGTTCGTATACGGCTTCCAGTCGGAACTGGACCGGCTGTACGGCTACGGCATGCAGTGGGGGCGCGGCTACAAGACCCGCGCCTAG
- a CDS encoding HpcH/HpaI aldolase/citrate lyase family protein produces MRHFGHISPAAREGLFFQEPCAFDADSPARMLSAALGATLYSPATRPRLADDVIKQAGLGVVSMVLCLEDSIDDAEVADGEANLVRQFADLAARGTETPLLFIRVRAPEQITDLVSRLGGSVRLLSGFVLPKFTEERGVLFLEALASAEAASGRRLFAMPVLESPELLHLETRADVLQGIARTVNKYRERVLALRLGVTDFCSAYGLRRASDMTAYDVQIVSAVIGDVVNVLGRADGTGFTITGPVWEYFRLQERMFKPQLRRSPFAGRAEELRTALIEHDLDGLLREIELDRANGLLGKTCIHPSHVVPVHALSVVSHEEFSDAQDILRPERGGGGVLRSAYTNKMNEVKPHRAWAERTLQRAEVFGVAKEDVGFVELLAAGLAD; encoded by the coding sequence ATGCGTCACTTCGGGCATATTTCGCCCGCTGCCCGGGAGGGCCTGTTCTTCCAGGAGCCGTGCGCATTCGACGCGGACTCTCCCGCCCGCATGCTCTCGGCGGCCCTGGGAGCCACGCTCTACAGCCCCGCGACCCGGCCGCGCCTGGCCGACGACGTGATCAAGCAGGCCGGTCTCGGAGTCGTCTCCATGGTGCTGTGCCTGGAGGACTCGATCGACGACGCGGAGGTCGCGGACGGCGAAGCGAACCTGGTCAGGCAGTTCGCGGACCTCGCGGCGAGGGGCACGGAGACGCCGCTGCTCTTCATCCGGGTGCGCGCCCCCGAGCAGATCACCGACCTGGTGAGCCGGCTCGGCGGATCGGTGCGGCTGCTGTCCGGATTCGTACTGCCGAAATTCACCGAGGAGCGCGGCGTCCTCTTCCTGGAGGCACTCGCGAGCGCCGAGGCCGCCAGCGGACGGCGGCTCTTCGCGATGCCGGTCCTGGAGTCGCCCGAGCTGCTGCACCTGGAGACCCGGGCGGACGTCCTCCAGGGCATCGCCCGCACGGTGAACAAGTACCGCGAGCGGGTCCTCGCCCTGCGGCTCGGCGTCACGGACTTCTGTTCGGCGTACGGGCTGCGCCGGGCCTCCGACATGACCGCGTACGACGTCCAGATCGTCAGCGCCGTCATCGGGGACGTGGTCAACGTGCTGGGCAGGGCCGACGGCACGGGCTTCACGATCACCGGCCCGGTCTGGGAGTACTTCCGGCTCCAGGAGCGCATGTTCAAGCCCCAGCTGCGCCGCAGCCCCTTCGCGGGGCGGGCCGAGGAACTGCGTACGGCCCTGATCGAGCACGACCTGGACGGGCTGCTGCGGGAGATCGAGCTGGACCGCGCCAACGGGCTGCTCGGCAAGACCTGCATCCACCCGTCCCACGTCGTGCCCGTGCACGCACTCTCCGTGGTCAGCCACGAGGAGTTCAGCGACGCCCAGGACATCCTGCGGCCGGAGCGCGGCGGCGGCGGAGTGCTCCGCTCGGCGTATACGAACAAGATGAATGAAGTGAAGCCGCACCGCGCATGGGCCGAGCGGACCCTGCAGCGGGCCGAGGTCTTCGGTGTGGCCAAGGAAGATGTCGGGTTCGTGGAGCTGCTGGCCGCGGGCCTGGCGGACTGA
- a CDS encoding DUF3052 domain-containing protein: MSATADHAEERTNPAARLGFEPGQVVQEIGYDDDVELELREGIEATTGQDLVDEEYDDVADVVLLWFRDEDGDLTDALVDAIGLLEDGGTVWLMTPKTGRDGYVEPSDINEAAQTAGLAQTKSISAGKDWTGSRLVTPKGAKAKR, from the coding sequence GTGAGCGCGACCGCGGACCACGCGGAGGAGCGGACCAACCCGGCAGCACGCCTGGGGTTCGAGCCCGGACAAGTGGTCCAGGAGATCGGCTACGACGACGACGTCGAGCTGGAGCTCCGTGAGGGCATTGAGGCCACTACCGGCCAGGATCTCGTCGATGAGGAGTACGACGACGTCGCCGACGTCGTTCTGCTCTGGTTCCGCGACGAGGACGGCGACCTTACGGACGCGCTGGTGGATGCCATTGGTCTGCTCGAGGACGGCGGTACGGTCTGGCTGATGACGCCGAAGACCGGCCGTGACGGATACGTCGAGCCGAGCGACATCAACGAGGCTGCCCAGACAGCCGGTCTCGCCCAGACCAAGAGCATCAGTGCGGGCAAGGACTGGACGGGCAGCCGTCTGGTCACCCCCAAGGGGGCCAAGGCCAAGCGCTGA
- a CDS encoding TerD family protein translates to MTGMTHAMLKGSNVPLDATAVRAVLRWTPGAGVPDVDASALLLGASGRVRSDEDFVFYNQPRHPSGLVRRLPKRSVPDGLTDTIEADLSALDPSVDQVVIAASSDGAAFEQVGDLCILLYDAASADGDPLAVFDVRAETGEETAIICGELYRRGEGWKFRAVGQGYPTGLVGLATAFGISVDETATDPDQAPAPVPAQAAPSPAFPPAPAVAPDSQATVQHQQPAYGYPQPAGQHSAPPQPAYGYPQPAAAPPAYGYPQPAAAAAHAPDPNFALPPQGPQFLRS, encoded by the coding sequence ATGACGGGCATGACGCACGCGATGCTGAAGGGCTCGAACGTCCCCCTCGATGCCACGGCCGTACGGGCCGTGCTGCGCTGGACCCCGGGCGCCGGTGTCCCCGATGTGGACGCCTCCGCCCTGCTCCTCGGCGCCTCCGGACGGGTGCGTTCCGACGAGGACTTCGTCTTCTACAACCAGCCCCGGCACCCCTCCGGCCTGGTACGACGGCTGCCCAAGCGCAGCGTCCCCGACGGGCTCACCGACACGATCGAGGCGGATCTCTCCGCCCTCGACCCCTCCGTGGACCAGGTGGTGATCGCCGCGTCCTCGGACGGGGCCGCCTTCGAACAGGTCGGCGATCTGTGCATCCTGCTGTACGACGCCGCGTCGGCGGACGGCGATCCGCTGGCCGTCTTCGACGTCAGGGCGGAGACCGGCGAGGAGACCGCCATCATCTGCGGCGAGCTCTACCGGCGTGGCGAGGGGTGGAAGTTCCGCGCGGTCGGGCAGGGCTATCCGACGGGCCTCGTCGGCCTCGCGACGGCTTTCGGCATCTCGGTGGACGAGACGGCCACGGACCCGGACCAGGCCCCCGCGCCCGTGCCCGCCCAGGCCGCGCCCTCGCCCGCGTTCCCGCCGGCTCCCGCGGTCGCGCCCGACTCCCAGGCCACCGTCCAGCACCAGCAGCCCGCTTACGGATACCCGCAGCCCGCCGGGCAGCACTCCGCTCCGCCCCAGCCCGCGTACGGGTACCCGCAGCCGGCCGCCGCTCCGCCCGCGTACGGCTATCCGCAGCCCGCCGCCGCGGCGGCGCACGCTCCGGACCCGAACTTCGCGCTGCCCCCGCAGGGCCCCCAGTTCCTCAGGTCCTGA
- a CDS encoding MFS transporter, which produces MTSQTTVEKASREPEKTVPPAPAKGLRGHPWLTLFAVAIGVMMVALDGTIVAIANPAIQKDLGASLADVQWITNGYMLALAVSLITAGKLGDRFGHRQTFLIGVVGFAAASAAIGLSDGVALVIAFRVLQGLFGALLMPAALGLLRATFPAEKLNMAIGIWGMVIGASTAGGPILGGVLVEHVSWQSVFFINVPVGVIALVLGLVILKDHRAENAPRSFDIGGIVLLSQAMFCLIWALIKGAEWGWGDFKTLGFLGAALILFLVFALSQKNVREPLIPLAMFKSLPLSAGVVLMVLMAFAFMGGLFFVTFYLQNVHGMSPVDSGLHLLPLTGMMIVASPLAGALITKFGPRVPLVGGMVCTAVACFGMSQLTIGTGTLTMSIWFGLLGLGLAPVMVGATEVIVGNAPMELSGVAGGLQQAAMQVGGSLGTAVLGAIMASQVDAKLADNWAEAELPPVSPEQLDQASSAVEVGMPPIAPGTPPEIAAKIAGVAHDTFVSGMSTAFMVAGVVAVGAALVATLTKRGENAEAGAGAGHI; this is translated from the coding sequence ATGACTAGTCAGACCACCGTTGAGAAGGCGTCGCGGGAGCCGGAAAAGACCGTTCCCCCAGCCCCGGCCAAGGGGCTGCGCGGCCACCCCTGGCTGACGCTCTTCGCCGTTGCCATCGGCGTGATGATGGTCGCGCTCGACGGCACGATCGTCGCGATCGCCAACCCCGCCATCCAGAAGGATCTCGGTGCCTCGCTGGCCGACGTCCAGTGGATCACCAATGGCTACATGCTCGCACTCGCGGTGTCGCTGATCACCGCGGGCAAGCTCGGTGACCGCTTCGGTCACCGCCAGACCTTCCTGATAGGCGTCGTCGGCTTCGCCGCCGCCTCCGCCGCCATCGGCCTCTCCGACGGCGTCGCCCTGGTGATCGCGTTCCGCGTCCTCCAGGGTCTCTTCGGTGCCCTGCTGATGCCGGCCGCACTCGGCCTGCTGCGTGCCACCTTCCCGGCCGAGAAGCTGAACATGGCGATCGGCATCTGGGGCATGGTGATCGGCGCGTCGACCGCCGGTGGCCCGATCCTGGGCGGCGTGCTCGTGGAGCACGTCAGCTGGCAGTCCGTCTTCTTCATCAACGTGCCGGTCGGTGTGATCGCGCTCGTCCTCGGCCTGGTGATCCTCAAGGACCACCGCGCCGAGAACGCCCCGCGTTCCTTCGACATCGGCGGCATCGTGCTGCTGTCCCAGGCGATGTTCTGCCTCATCTGGGCCCTCATCAAGGGTGCGGAGTGGGGCTGGGGCGACTTCAAGACGCTCGGCTTCCTGGGCGCCGCACTGATCCTGTTCCTCGTCTTCGCGCTCTCCCAGAAGAACGTGCGCGAGCCGCTGATCCCGCTGGCGATGTTCAAGTCGCTGCCGCTGTCCGCGGGCGTGGTCCTGATGGTGCTGATGGCCTTCGCCTTCATGGGCGGGCTGTTCTTCGTCACCTTCTACCTGCAGAACGTGCACGGCATGAGCCCCGTCGACAGCGGCCTGCACCTGCTGCCGCTGACCGGCATGATGATCGTCGCCTCGCCCCTCGCGGGCGCCCTCATCACCAAGTTCGGCCCGCGCGTGCCGCTCGTCGGCGGCATGGTGTGCACCGCGGTCGCCTGCTTCGGCATGTCCCAGCTGACGATCGGCACGGGCACGCTGACCATGTCGATCTGGTTCGGTCTGCTCGGCCTCGGTCTCGCACCGGTCATGGTCGGCGCCACGGAGGTCATCGTGGGCAACGCCCCGATGGAGCTCTCCGGCGTCGCCGGTGGCCTCCAGCAGGCCGCGATGCAGGTCGGCGGCAGCCTCGGTACGGCGGTGCTCGGCGCGATCATGGCTTCCCAGGTCGACGCCAAGCTGGCCGACAACTGGGCCGAGGCGGAGCTTCCGCCGGTCTCTCCCGAGCAGCTCGACCAGGCGTCCTCGGCCGTCGAGGTCGGTATGCCGCCGATCGCCCCCGGCACCCCGCCGGAGATCGCCGCGAAGATCGCGGGCGTCGCGCACGACACGTTCGTGTCGGGCATGAGCACCGCGTTCATGGTCGCCGGAGTCGTCGCCGTGGGCGCCGCCCTGGTCGCCACCCTCACCAAGCGCGGCGAGAACGCCGAAGCGGGCGCGGGAGCCGGGCACATCTAG
- a CDS encoding peptidase inhibitor family I36 protein — protein MRTTVLAAALAATALIPPTGVHAAPVRLGTCDTGQLCLWKKPDFTGARQVHELSTVDVDSCVPLPAGTRAQALANRTGRPVTTYQSPECAETGEFETYPGGGTWVPRSSYQVRAFKIWEN, from the coding sequence ATGCGTACCACTGTCCTTGCGGCCGCCCTGGCCGCCACCGCGCTCATCCCGCCGACCGGCGTCCACGCCGCACCCGTCCGGCTGGGCACCTGTGACACGGGGCAGCTCTGCCTCTGGAAGAAACCGGACTTCACCGGCGCCCGGCAGGTCCACGAGCTGTCCACGGTCGACGTCGACAGCTGCGTGCCGTTGCCGGCGGGCACCAGGGCCCAGGCGCTCGCCAACCGCACCGGGCGTCCCGTCACCACCTACCAGTCGCCGGAGTGCGCCGAGACCGGCGAGTTCGAGACCTACCCGGGCGGCGGCACCTGGGTGCCCAGGTCCTCGTACCAGGTCAGGGCCTTCAAGATCTGGGAGAACTGA
- a CDS encoding TerD family protein — MGVSLSKGGNVSLTKAAPNLTAVIVGLGWDARTTTGGDFDLDASALLTGVDGKVGNDGNFVFFNNLKSPDGSVEHTGDNLTGEGEGDDEVVKVNLAGVPADVDKIVFPVSIYEAESRQQSFGQVRNAYIRVVNQADNTELARYDLSEDASTETAMVFGELYRNGAEWKFRAIGQGYASGLRGIAQDFGVNV, encoded by the coding sequence GTGGGAGTCAGCCTCAGCAAGGGCGGCAACGTCTCGCTGACCAAGGCCGCGCCCAACCTGACCGCGGTCATCGTCGGTCTGGGCTGGGATGCCCGTACCACCACCGGCGGTGACTTCGACCTCGACGCCAGCGCGCTGTTGACGGGTGTCGACGGCAAGGTGGGCAACGACGGCAATTTCGTCTTCTTCAACAACCTCAAGAGCCCCGACGGGTCCGTCGAGCACACCGGTGACAACCTCACCGGTGAGGGCGAGGGCGACGACGAGGTCGTCAAGGTCAACCTGGCCGGAGTTCCGGCCGACGTCGACAAGATCGTCTTCCCGGTCTCGATCTACGAGGCCGAGAGCCGTCAGCAGAGCTTCGGTCAGGTCCGCAACGCGTACATCCGCGTGGTGAACCAGGCCGACAACACGGAGCTCGCACGCTACGACCTGAGCGAGGACGCCTCGACGGAGACCGCCATGGTCTTCGGCGAGCTGTACCGCAACGGTGCGGAGTGGAAGTTCCGCGCCATCGGCCAGGGTTACGCCTCGGGTCTGCGCGGTATCGCGCAGGACTTCGGCGTGAACGTCTGA